One Tamandua tetradactyla isolate mTamTet1 chromosome 20, mTamTet1.pri, whole genome shotgun sequence DNA segment encodes these proteins:
- the HDAC3 gene encoding histone deacetylase 3, with protein sequence MAKTVAYFYDPDVGNFHYGAGHPMKPHRLALTHSLVLHYGLYKKMIVFKPYQASQHDMCRFHSEDYIDFLQRVSPTNMQGFTKSLNAFNVGDDCPVFPGLFEFCSRYTGASLQGATQLNNKICDIAINWAGGLHHAKKFEASGFCYVNDIVIGILELLKYHPRVLYIDIDIHHGDGVQEAFYLTDRVMTVSFHKYGNYFFPGTGDMYEVGAESGRYYCLNVPLRDGIDDQSYKHLFQPVINQVVDFYQPTCIVLQCGADSLGCDRLGCFNLSIRGHGECVEYVKSFNIPLLVLGGGGYTVRNVARCWTYETSLLVEEAISEELPYSEYFEYFAPDFTLHPDVSTRIENQNSRQYLDQIRQTIFENLKMLNHAPSVQIHDVPSDLLTYDRTDEADAEERGPEENYSRPEAPNEFYDGDHDNDKESDVEI encoded by the exons ATGGCCAAGACCGTGGCCTATTTCTACGACCCCGACGTGGGCAACTTCCACTATG GTGCTGGGCACCCTATGAAGCCCCATCGCCTGGCATTGACCCATAGCCTCGTCCTGCACTACGGTCTCTATAAGAAGATGATC GTCTTCAAGCCATACCAGGCTTCCCAGCATGACATGTGCCGCTTCCACTCTGAGGACTACATTGACTTCCTACAGAGAGTCAGCCCCACCAATATGCAAGGCTTCACCAAGAGCCTTAATGCCTTCAACGTGGGCGATGACTG CCCAGTGTTTCCCGGGCTCTTTGAGTTCTGTTCCCGTTACACAGGCGCATCTCTGCAAGGAGCAACCCAGCTGAACAACAAG ATCTGTGATATCGCCATTAATTGGGCTGGTGGTCTGCACCATGCCAAGAAGTTTGAG GCCTCGGGCTTCTGCTATGTCAATGACATTGTAATCGGCATCCTGGAGCTGCTCAA GTACCACCCTCGGGTGCTCTACATTGATATCGACATCCACCATGGTGATGGGGTTCAGGAAGCCTTCTACCTCACTGACCGGGTCATGACAGTGTCCTTCCACAAATACGGAAATTACTTCTTTCCTGGCACAG GTGACATGTATGAAGTTGGAGCAGAAAGTGGCCGCTACTATTGTCTCAATGTGCCCCTGCGGGATGGCATCGATGACCAGA GTTACAAGCACCTTTTCCAGCCGGTTATCAACCAAGTGGTGGACTTCTACCAACCCACATGCATTGTGCTACAG TGTGGTGCTGACTCTCTGGGTTGTGATCGATTGGGCTGCTTCAACCTCAGCATCCGAGGACATGG GGAGTGTGTCGAATACGTCAAGAGCTTCAATATCCCTCTCCTGGTGCTAGGTGGAGGTGGTTATACTGTCCGGAATGTGGCCCGCTGCTG GACTTATGAGACATCACTGCTGGTAGAAGAGGCCATTAGCGAGGAGCTTCCTTATAGTG AATACTTCGAATACTTTGCCCCAGACTTCACACTCCATCCAGATGTCAGCACCCGCATCGAGAATCAGAACTCACGCCAG TATCTGGACCAGATCCGCCAAACAATCTTTGAGAACTTGAAGATGCTGAACCATGCGCCTAGTGTCCAGATTCATGATGTGCCCTCAGACCTCTTGACCTATGACAGGACCGACGAGGCTGATGCAGAGGAGAGAGGTCCCGAGGAGAACTACAGCAG GCCAGAGGCACCCAATGAGTTCTATGATGGAGACCACGACAATGACAAGGAAAGTGACGTGGAGATTTAA
- the RELL2 gene encoding RELT-like protein 2: MAEPQPDLEPPQHGLYMLFLLVLVFFLMGLVGFMICHVLKKKGYRCRTSRGSEPDDTQLQPPEEDDMNEDTVERIVRCIIQNEANAEALKEMLGDSEGEGTVQMSSVDATSSLQDGAPSHHHTVHLGSAAPCIHCSRSKRPPLVRQGRSKEGKSRPRPGETTVFSVGRFRVTHIEKRYGLHEHRDGSPTDRSWGSGGGQDPVGSQGSGGGQPRAGMLASERLPPEGLQPQALASPRVQNGGLRDSSVVPRALEGKCGASAESVLGAGERGPGPELPSREANGQPTKPNASDHQVSPPRGAGGV; this comes from the exons ATGGCGGAACCACAGCCTGACCTGGAGCCGCCCCAGCATGGGCTGTACATGCTCTTCCTGCTTGTGTTGGTCTTCTTCCTCATGGGGCTGGTAGGCTTCATGATCTGCCACGTGCTCAAGAAGAAGGGCTACCGCTGCCGCACCTCCAGGGGCTCAGAGCCAGATGACACCCAGCTCCAACCCC CTGAGGAGGATGACATGAATGAAGACACAGTAGAGAGGATTGTTCGCTGCATCATCCAAAATGAAG CCAATGCTGAGGCCTTGAAGGAGATGTTGGGGGACAGTGAAGGAGAAGGGACAGTGCAGATGTCCAG CGTGGATGCCACCTCCAGCCTACAGGACGGAGCCCCCTCCCACCATCACACAGTGCACCTGGGCTCTGCAGCCCCCTGCATCCACTGCAGCCGCAGCAAGAGGCCCCCACTTGTCCGTCAGGGCCGCTCCAAGGAAGGAAAGAGCCGCCCCCGGCCTGGGGAGACCACTGTGTTCTCTGTAGGCAG GTTCCGGGTGACACACATTGAGAAGCGCTATGGGCTGCATGAGCATCGTGATGGCTCCCCTACAGACAGAAGCTGGGGCTCTGGTGGGGGGCAGGACCCGGTGGGCAGTCAGGGATCTGGGGGAGGGCAGCCCAGGGCAGGGATGCTTGCCAGTGAGAGGCTGCCCCCTGAGGGGCTACAGCCCCAGGCCCTCGCCAGCCCCCGAGTGCAGAATGGAGGACTCAGGGACAGCAGTGTAGTCCCTCGTGCACTTGAGGGGAAATGTGGAGCCTCTGCAGAGTCGGTGCTgggggctggagagaggggcccaGGCCCAGAGCTGCCCAGTCGAGAAGCAAATGGACAGCCCACAAAACCGAACGCCTCAGATCACCAG GTGTCCCCACCACGGGGAGCAGGCGGTGTATGA